One segment of Radiobacillus kanasensis DNA contains the following:
- a CDS encoding bifunctional transcriptional activator/DNA repair enzyme AdaA, with protein MSSIDLSFEEMWKIILNCDRTYDGLFFTAVKTTKIYCRPSCRSRKPKKKNVEFFLLKAEVERAGYRACKRCQPEVEHSPHVDLVQQVVTFLVNHAKEKITLDDLASHVGVSPFHLERVFKQETSVTPRGYLEKVRIGKAIFLLENTSKTNLDICYGVGFKSPSNFYKVFKKWMKQSPNDYRKELSRSGYDAMERP; from the coding sequence TTGTCCAGCATCGACTTGTCATTTGAAGAAATGTGGAAGATCATTTTGAACTGTGACCGGACTTACGATGGATTATTTTTTACAGCTGTTAAAACGACTAAGATTTATTGCAGACCTTCTTGTAGGTCGAGAAAGCCTAAGAAGAAAAATGTAGAGTTTTTTCTTCTTAAAGCAGAAGTGGAAAGGGCTGGGTATCGTGCTTGTAAAAGGTGTCAGCCGGAGGTGGAGCATTCCCCGCATGTGGATTTGGTTCAGCAGGTTGTAACCTTTTTAGTGAATCACGCAAAAGAAAAAATTACTTTAGATGATTTGGCAAGTCACGTTGGAGTAAGTCCTTTCCACCTAGAAAGAGTTTTTAAGCAGGAGACGTCTGTAACGCCAAGAGGTTATTTAGAAAAAGTACGAATTGGTAAAGCGATTTTTCTGCTGGAAAACACGAGTAAAACTAACCTGGATATTTGTTATGGGGTGGGCTTTAAGAGTCCCTCAAATTTTTATAAAGTATTCAAAAAGTGGATGAAGCAATCCCCTAATGACTATCGAAAAGAGCTTTCTAGGAGTGGATATGATGCGATGGAACGACCATAA